Proteins encoded within one genomic window of Jiangella mangrovi:
- a CDS encoding ABC transporter permease subunit, which yields MSAVAVVAATADGPRVKRGWKLIVGGGLLGLLALFMLVGPMISGYDPNATDLNARFSGPSAEHWFGTDDLGRDLFTRMAVGGRMTMLIALGTVALASAIAVPLGLLTGYLGGWVDLAVIRVVDLFFAIPTLLVAIGIVGIFGPSFTTTMLALGLAFWPFYARLVRSAVVGVRDLAFTDAARVIGAGRWRIIRKEIVPALLPLLIVQTTVLLGFAVLDEAGLGFLGLGVQPPDASWGALLAQSRGFVLSHPWIGVIAGVPILLVVLGINIMADVLRDRLDPQGASQ from the coding sequence GTGAGCGCCGTCGCCGTCGTGGCCGCGACCGCCGACGGCCCCCGGGTGAAGCGCGGCTGGAAGCTGATCGTGGGCGGCGGGCTGCTCGGCCTGCTGGCGCTGTTCATGCTGGTCGGGCCCATGATCTCCGGGTACGACCCGAACGCCACCGACCTGAACGCACGGTTCTCCGGGCCGTCGGCCGAGCACTGGTTCGGCACCGACGACCTCGGCCGCGACCTGTTCACCCGCATGGCGGTCGGCGGGCGCATGACCATGCTGATCGCGCTCGGGACGGTGGCACTGGCCTCGGCCATCGCGGTCCCGCTCGGGCTGCTGACGGGGTACCTCGGCGGCTGGGTCGACCTCGCCGTCATACGGGTGGTGGACCTGTTCTTCGCCATCCCGACGCTGCTGGTCGCCATCGGCATCGTCGGCATCTTCGGCCCGTCGTTCACCACGACCATGCTGGCGCTCGGGCTGGCGTTCTGGCCGTTCTACGCCCGGCTGGTGCGCAGCGCCGTCGTCGGCGTCCGCGACCTCGCCTTTACCGACGCCGCGCGGGTCATCGGCGCCGGGCGCTGGCGGATCATCCGCAAGGAGATCGTGCCGGCGCTGCTGCCGCTGCTCATCGTGCAGACGACGGTGCTGCTGGGGTTCGCCGTGCTCGACGAGGCCGGCCTCGGCTTCCTCGGGCTGGGCGTCCAGCCGCCCGACGCGTCGTGGGGCGCGCTGCTCGCGCAGTCGCGCGGGTTCGTGCTCAGCCATCCGTGGATCGGCGTCATCGCCGGCGTCCCGATCCTGCTGGTCGTCCTCGGCATCAACATCATGGCCGACGTCCTGCGCGACCGGCTCGACCCGCAGGGGGCCAGCCAATGA
- a CDS encoding ABC transporter permease subunit, translating to MLQYIARRLLLAVPLLFGLSILAFAYVRLIPGDPVTAMLGVNSDPELVAKLRDQLGLDEPWYQQYTSWLGNVVTGDFGLSYRSRMPVSDILIDRIPATLELALGGLLVGLALAIPAGLYAGFRRGSRADNVITGATLVGLATPGFWLGTLLMLLLALQLGWLPSQGYVPFDVDPGQNLRLLVLPALTLGLAIAPYLARLTRTAVVETGGEPSVAYARAQGLPEGTVARTVVLRISMPQLIVAIALTVGFLLAGSIVVEELFNWPGMGRLVAAGVSERDYPMIQALMLVYGAIFIVVNVIAEVLQGLLDPRVRLT from the coding sequence GTGCTCCAGTACATCGCGCGACGTCTCCTGCTCGCCGTCCCGCTGCTTTTCGGCCTGAGCATCCTGGCCTTCGCCTACGTCCGGCTCATCCCGGGCGACCCGGTGACCGCCATGCTCGGGGTGAACAGCGATCCCGAGCTGGTCGCGAAGCTTCGCGACCAGCTCGGCCTCGACGAACCCTGGTACCAGCAGTACACGAGCTGGCTCGGCAACGTCGTGACCGGCGACTTCGGGCTCTCGTACCGCTCGCGGATGCCGGTGTCGGACATCCTGATCGACCGGATCCCGGCGACGCTCGAACTGGCGCTCGGCGGACTCCTGGTGGGGCTGGCGCTCGCGATCCCGGCCGGGCTGTATGCCGGGTTCCGGCGCGGCAGCCGGGCCGACAACGTCATCACCGGGGCGACGCTGGTCGGCCTGGCGACCCCGGGGTTCTGGCTGGGGACGCTGCTCATGCTGCTGCTGGCGCTGCAGCTGGGCTGGCTGCCGAGTCAGGGCTACGTGCCGTTCGACGTCGACCCCGGGCAGAACCTGCGGCTGCTGGTGCTGCCCGCACTGACGCTGGGACTGGCCATCGCGCCCTACCTCGCCCGGCTGACCCGCACCGCCGTCGTCGAGACCGGTGGTGAGCCCAGCGTCGCGTACGCCCGGGCGCAGGGCCTGCCCGAGGGGACGGTGGCGCGCACGGTCGTGCTGCGCATCTCGATGCCGCAGCTCATCGTCGCCATCGCGCTGACGGTCGGGTTCCTGCTGGCCGGTTCCATCGTCGTCGAAGAGCTGTTCAACTGGCCCGGCATGGGCCGGCTGGTCGCGGCCGGCGTCAGCGAGCGCGACTACCCGATGATCCAGGCGCTGATGCTGGTGTACGGGGCGATCTTCATCGTCGTCAACGTCATCGCCGAGGTCCTGCAGGGCCTGCTGGACCCGCGGGTGAGGCTCACGTGA
- a CDS encoding amidohydrolase family protein yields the protein MSPVAVVDAHVHTGPPKYAAISDYRAAMTASGVAGAVLVQHLGTTDNRYLLDAVRSDPGRFAGVAIADGVEHAAALLSGGFAGLRVAPSGLADGSGDAVFDVLADAGAVASLTGPFASVVSDEFRSVVAERPRLHVRLEHLGWFRYGPGSPDAEAFPSLLELASLPNVSVMWSGFFANAGTPYPYPDALPYLERLLDAFGSERTMWSGDWNRAGLAAGEYDAAAELARSHWGLDARQQADVLGRTAARVFGLPATVTSSTEGAHP from the coding sequence GTGAGTCCGGTCGCCGTCGTCGATGCCCATGTCCACACCGGGCCGCCGAAGTACGCCGCGATCTCGGACTACCGAGCGGCGATGACGGCGTCGGGCGTCGCCGGGGCGGTGCTCGTCCAGCACCTGGGCACCACCGACAACCGGTACCTGCTCGACGCCGTCCGCTCCGACCCGGGACGCTTCGCCGGCGTGGCGATCGCCGACGGTGTGGAGCACGCGGCCGCGCTGCTGTCGGGCGGCTTCGCCGGGCTGCGGGTGGCGCCGTCCGGGCTGGCCGACGGCAGCGGCGACGCCGTGTTCGACGTGCTCGCCGACGCCGGGGCGGTGGCCAGCCTGACCGGCCCGTTCGCGTCCGTCGTCTCCGACGAGTTTCGTTCCGTCGTCGCCGAGCGGCCGCGACTGCACGTGCGGCTGGAGCACCTGGGCTGGTTCCGCTACGGTCCCGGCTCGCCGGACGCCGAGGCGTTTCCGTCGCTGCTGGAGCTGGCGTCGCTGCCGAACGTCAGCGTGATGTGGTCGGGCTTCTTCGCCAACGCCGGCACCCCGTACCCGTACCCCGACGCCCTGCCGTACCTCGAGCGGTTGCTGGACGCGTTCGGGTCCGAGCGGACCATGTGGAGCGGCGACTGGAACCGGGCCGGCCTCGCGGCGGGGGAGTACGACGCCGCCGCCGAGCTGGCGCGGTCGCACTGGGGACTGGACGCGCGGCAGCAGGCCGATGTGCTCGGCCGCACCGCGGCGCGGGTGTTCGGCCTGCCCGCCACGGTCACATCGTCGACGGAGGGAGCACACCCATGA
- a CDS encoding Gfo/Idh/MocA family protein yields the protein MTGVAIVGPGAIGDVHAQALARLGVTPVAVAGPKPDELAAFASTHGVARTYGALDDLLADDDVEAVIVATPSHLHASQSVAVLESGRHVLCEIPVGLSASDAAAVADAAARAGRVAAVGHTLRYWEPHRRLQDRLESTGTLPSLVVVRQLMLRQTDMGWTGKLRDWTDSALWHHGGHAVDAALWHLRPAEPVTVTGTAAPPWPGSGSPMDVAGAFVTADGRLASVAVSYHSREAVSDFLVIAPERTLLVNGAVLRENGEVVYDGGDVATVQFDAVTAQDRAFLDAVAGGPPPAVQAADILPAARVLATLEAGALST from the coding sequence ATGACCGGAGTCGCGATCGTCGGCCCGGGCGCCATCGGCGACGTGCACGCGCAGGCGCTGGCCCGCCTCGGCGTCACGCCGGTCGCCGTCGCGGGGCCCAAGCCGGACGAGCTGGCCGCGTTCGCTTCGACGCACGGTGTCGCGCGGACGTACGGCGCGCTGGACGACCTGCTCGCCGACGACGACGTCGAGGCGGTCATCGTCGCCACCCCCAGCCACCTGCACGCGTCGCAGTCGGTGGCGGTGCTGGAGTCGGGCCGGCACGTGCTGTGCGAGATCCCCGTCGGGCTGTCCGCGTCCGACGCCGCCGCGGTCGCCGACGCCGCCGCCCGCGCGGGGCGCGTTGCCGCCGTCGGGCACACGCTGCGCTACTGGGAGCCGCACCGCCGGCTGCAGGACCGGCTCGAGTCGACCGGCACGCTGCCGTCCCTGGTCGTCGTGCGGCAGCTGATGCTGCGGCAGACCGACATGGGCTGGACCGGCAAGCTGCGCGACTGGACCGACAGCGCGCTCTGGCACCACGGCGGCCACGCGGTCGATGCCGCGCTCTGGCACCTGCGCCCGGCCGAGCCGGTGACCGTCACCGGGACGGCGGCGCCTCCGTGGCCCGGCAGCGGCTCGCCCATGGACGTCGCCGGCGCCTTCGTGACCGCCGACGGCCGACTGGCGTCGGTGGCAGTCTCGTACCACTCGCGCGAGGCGGTCAGCGACTTCCTCGTCATCGCTCCCGAGCGGACGCTGCTGGTCAACGGGGCGGTGCTGCGCGAGAACGGCGAGGTGGTGTACGACGGCGGCGACGTCGCCACCGTCCAGTTCGACGCCGTCACCGCCCAGGACCGCGCCTTCCTCGACGCCGTCGCCGGCGGCCCGCCGCCCGCCGTGCAGGCGGCCGACATCCTGCCCGCCGCCCGTGTCCTCGCCACCCTCGAAGCGGGTGCTCTTTCCACCTGA
- a CDS encoding ATP-binding cassette domain-containing protein — protein sequence MSEPLLRIEQVSHEFGARRALLPGRRTHLAVDDVSLTIAAGESVALVGESGSGKTTLGRVVAKLLTPTSGRVLVEGQDIGALRGRDQLAYRRTVQMIFQNTQHAFNPRRKIRDILSDPYEIHRLPTPGGRDAALGELLERVGLHPSMLDRYPHQFSGGQRQRIGIARALSLSPRLIVADEPVSALDVSVQAQVLNLFSRLRRELGLSLLFISHDLRAVYFLCERIAVLYQGRLVEVAPRERLLESPLHPYSRRLIAAVPGLGERDGAAADLAADLAEATGDAPDAAPDRGESTADGVAGAEPSPALATGCHYASRCPLHVRLGRPERCLTERPVLRAVAGGSAVACHFAESAEDTAGAPSPSGPGISVVSEEVG from the coding sequence ATGAGCGAGCCGCTGCTGAGAATCGAGCAGGTGTCGCACGAGTTCGGCGCCCGCCGCGCGCTGCTGCCGGGCCGGCGCACCCACCTGGCCGTCGACGACGTGTCGCTCACCATCGCCGCGGGCGAGTCGGTGGCGCTGGTGGGCGAGAGCGGTTCCGGCAAGACGACGCTGGGCCGGGTGGTCGCGAAGCTGCTGACGCCGACGTCCGGCCGGGTGCTGGTCGAGGGGCAGGACATCGGGGCCCTGCGCGGCCGCGACCAGCTCGCGTACCGGCGCACCGTCCAGATGATCTTCCAGAACACCCAGCACGCGTTCAACCCGCGGCGAAAGATCCGCGACATCCTCTCCGACCCGTACGAGATCCACCGGCTCCCGACGCCCGGCGGTCGCGACGCCGCGCTCGGCGAGCTGCTCGAACGGGTCGGCCTGCACCCCTCGATGCTGGACCGCTACCCGCACCAGTTCAGCGGCGGGCAGCGCCAGCGCATCGGCATCGCCCGCGCGCTGAGCCTGTCGCCGCGGCTGATCGTCGCCGACGAGCCGGTGTCCGCGCTGGACGTGTCCGTGCAGGCGCAGGTGCTGAACCTGTTCTCCCGGCTGCGCCGCGAGCTCGGGCTGTCGCTGCTGTTCATCAGCCACGACCTGCGCGCGGTCTACTTCCTGTGCGAGCGCATCGCGGTGCTCTACCAGGGCCGGCTGGTCGAGGTGGCGCCGCGTGAGCGACTGCTCGAGAGCCCGCTGCACCCGTACTCGCGGCGGCTCATCGCGGCGGTGCCCGGGCTCGGCGAGCGCGACGGCGCCGCGGCGGACCTCGCCGCGGACCTGGCCGAGGCGACCGGAGACGCGCCCGACGCGGCGCCGGACCGCGGGGAGTCGACGGCGGATGGCGTGGCGGGCGCGGAGCCGTCGCCGGCCCTGGCCACCGGCTGCCACTACGCGTCGCGCTGCCCGCTGCACGTGCGGCTGGGCCGGCCGGAGCGGTGCCTGACGGAGCGGCCGGTACTGCGGGCGGTGGCCGGCGGGTCCGCCGTCGCCTGTCATTTCGCGGAGTCGGCCGAGGACACGGCCGGTGCGCCGTCGCCGTCGGGCCCTGGCATTTCGGTGGTCTCGGAGGAGGTCGGGTGA
- a CDS encoding FG-GAP-like repeat-containing protein produces the protein MPPVRRRTFLAGTAGAAALAGVTGVPGVPALSRLTGTAAAVTGPGGTPGQWALPRADARNTGHQPLPGGLRRQPKVVASAYLGGSTPWVMAADLDGDGSTSLLFLTAGSVVATGPRLEPRWSAPGLSPADIAGVYDLAGDGGRQVVVIGTTTVAALDAATGEVLWSHDFGAVVAFDWMSIGPLADGVAGQQIVVWPYLSPVGISIAFDRGVADGYELWRTSPDYVQPAYAPELVIGDADGDGRNELVIAGYAQILAYDGRTGVLRDTGSGWRGRADWVTGPNVDGRNYGQVQLIELDGDGRLELVEVCDGVTLHAAVVDSDAEGLKLLWDEFVEYPESGKSLRTTVNGVGDLDGDGRVEIAVSLFNHTGDGRWHVLVIDALQGFGGPVKADLVDRYLWGVQDLDGDGRSELLVAVTTDQTPPAVATLEVYALDGAGAWSPVWSLADAQYVMDPHTPVPATLSPHSRTGRSEILRPGPLASFVVRTGGSLRGYTFAGGAVTQTWTRADDGGVLHRAGDLDGSGTATVLYQLPSGELQAEDAAGTVLGSTRLGALVCDPIVADLDGRGRSSVVVSAFDEVRVLDLRGSTFKERWRVPGRGEYVYLGGLQSATAADLNGDGRAEVVFVDAVGPRSRLRVFDGAGNEVWSHVFDDLPAPTFVGPNGVYLWTFGDFTGDGRLDVYVGANKAGYNTEISRILDGRDGTLLASRDNDGPGHAGGQFGPWVGPPAAADTDGDGVDNAFFLAADLLYDISGTDFADPGIVQGHVGLYHTPILVDVDGDGALEVVLAAGFDYLDVVTFASSPSGSTLWRVATVPGAHLGHQPGIADVDGDGVVELGVLLNDGTFECRNAATGALLWTHDLGAAGSAVTTVDADRDGRPEFVVGTVDGRVVCLTSDGGQAVVRWTVELGHKLGDVVAADVDGDGRSELLVTADDGYLYVIA, from the coding sequence ATGCCCCCCGTACGTCGCCGAACGTTCCTCGCCGGTACCGCCGGCGCCGCTGCCCTGGCCGGCGTCACCGGTGTCCCGGGCGTCCCCGCCCTGTCCCGGCTGACCGGCACCGCCGCCGCGGTCACCGGCCCCGGCGGCACCCCCGGCCAGTGGGCACTCCCCCGCGCCGACGCCCGCAACACCGGCCACCAGCCGCTCCCCGGCGGGCTGCGCCGGCAGCCGAAGGTGGTCGCCAGCGCCTACCTGGGCGGCTCGACGCCGTGGGTGATGGCGGCCGACCTCGACGGCGACGGCTCGACGTCGCTGCTGTTCCTGACCGCGGGCTCGGTCGTCGCGACCGGGCCGCGGCTGGAACCGCGCTGGTCCGCGCCCGGCCTGTCCCCCGCCGACATCGCCGGCGTCTACGACCTCGCCGGCGACGGCGGCCGTCAGGTGGTCGTCATCGGCACGACGACGGTGGCGGCGCTCGACGCCGCGACCGGCGAGGTGCTGTGGTCGCACGACTTCGGCGCCGTCGTCGCGTTCGACTGGATGAGCATCGGCCCGCTCGCGGACGGCGTCGCCGGGCAGCAAATCGTCGTCTGGCCGTACCTGAGCCCCGTCGGCATCTCGATCGCCTTCGACCGCGGCGTCGCCGACGGGTACGAGCTCTGGCGGACGTCGCCGGACTACGTCCAGCCCGCGTACGCGCCCGAGCTGGTCATCGGCGACGCCGACGGCGACGGGCGCAACGAGCTGGTCATCGCCGGCTACGCGCAGATCCTCGCCTACGACGGGCGCACCGGCGTGCTGCGCGACACCGGCAGCGGCTGGCGCGGCCGGGCGGACTGGGTCACCGGGCCGAACGTCGACGGGCGCAACTACGGCCAGGTCCAGCTGATCGAGCTCGACGGCGACGGCCGGCTCGAGCTGGTCGAGGTGTGCGACGGCGTCACGCTGCACGCCGCCGTCGTCGACAGCGACGCCGAGGGCCTGAAGCTGCTGTGGGACGAGTTCGTCGAGTATCCCGAGAGCGGCAAGTCCCTGCGCACCACGGTCAACGGCGTCGGCGACCTCGACGGCGACGGCCGGGTCGAGATCGCGGTGTCGCTGTTCAACCACACCGGCGACGGGCGCTGGCACGTCCTGGTCATCGACGCGCTGCAGGGCTTCGGCGGCCCGGTCAAGGCCGACCTCGTCGACCGCTACCTCTGGGGCGTCCAGGACCTCGACGGCGACGGGCGCAGCGAGCTGCTGGTCGCCGTCACGACCGACCAGACCCCGCCCGCCGTGGCGACGCTCGAGGTCTACGCCCTGGACGGCGCCGGAGCGTGGTCCCCGGTCTGGTCGCTCGCGGACGCCCAGTACGTCATGGACCCGCACACGCCGGTCCCGGCGACGCTGAGCCCGCACTCGCGCACCGGCCGCTCCGAGATCCTGCGGCCCGGGCCGCTGGCCTCGTTCGTCGTGCGCACCGGCGGCTCGCTGCGGGGCTACACGTTCGCCGGCGGCGCCGTCACGCAGACGTGGACCCGGGCCGACGACGGCGGCGTGCTGCACCGGGCCGGCGACCTCGACGGCAGCGGCACGGCGACGGTGCTCTACCAGCTGCCGTCGGGCGAGCTGCAGGCCGAGGACGCCGCCGGCACGGTGCTCGGCAGCACCCGGCTCGGCGCGCTGGTCTGCGACCCGATCGTCGCCGACCTCGACGGGCGCGGCCGCAGCAGCGTCGTCGTCAGCGCGTTCGACGAGGTGCGGGTGCTGGACCTGCGCGGCAGCACCTTCAAGGAGCGCTGGCGGGTGCCCGGCCGCGGCGAGTACGTGTACCTCGGCGGGCTGCAGTCGGCCACCGCGGCGGACCTGAACGGCGACGGCCGGGCCGAGGTGGTGTTCGTCGACGCCGTGGGCCCGCGGTCACGGCTGCGGGTGTTCGACGGCGCCGGCAACGAGGTGTGGAGCCACGTCTTCGACGACCTGCCCGCACCCACGTTCGTCGGCCCCAACGGCGTCTACCTGTGGACGTTCGGCGACTTCACCGGCGACGGCCGCCTCGACGTGTACGTCGGCGCGAACAAGGCCGGCTACAACACCGAGATCTCGCGGATCCTCGACGGGCGCGACGGCACGCTGCTGGCCAGCCGCGACAATGACGGCCCGGGTCACGCGGGCGGGCAGTTCGGCCCGTGGGTCGGCCCGCCGGCGGCCGCGGACACCGACGGCGACGGCGTCGACAACGCGTTCTTCCTGGCCGCCGACCTGCTTTATGACATCAGCGGGACCGACTTCGCCGACCCCGGGATCGTGCAGGGCCACGTCGGGCTCTACCACACGCCGATCCTGGTCGACGTCGACGGCGACGGCGCGCTGGAGGTCGTGCTGGCGGCCGGGTTCGACTACCTCGACGTGGTGACGTTCGCGTCGTCGCCGTCGGGCAGCACGCTGTGGCGGGTCGCGACCGTCCCCGGCGCGCACCTCGGCCACCAGCCCGGCATCGCCGACGTCGACGGCGACGGCGTGGTCGAGCTCGGGGTCCTGCTGAACGACGGCACCTTCGAGTGCCGCAACGCCGCGACCGGCGCGCTGCTGTGGACCCACGACCTGGGCGCCGCCGGCAGCGCCGTCACCACCGTCGACGCCGACCGTGACGGCCGCCCCGAGTTCGTCGTCGGCACCGTCGACGGCCGGGTCGTCTGCCTCACCTCGGACGGCGGGCAGGCCGTCGTCAGGTGGACGGTCGAGCTGGGCCACAAGCTCGGCGACGTGGTCGCGGCCGACGTCGACGGCGACGGGCGCAGCGAGCTCCTCGTCACCGCCGACGACGGCTACCTCTACGTCATCGCCTGA
- a CDS encoding ABC transporter ATP-binding protein yields MTDQPLLSVRDLAVEFGHGAGVSRPVDGVGFEVGAREIVGIVGESGCGKSLTLLALLGLLPAGGRVAGGSITFGGRDLLGADPSVIRSLRGRQVALIPSDAGAALNPVARIGRQLRLSLRTHSPELNSQQRRGRALDALRRARLPRPEQALSAYPHELSGGMQQRSAIALGLQNEPVLLLADEPTTALDVSIQAEILRLLVQLRDELGTAIVFVTHDISTVREICDRVVVMYAGQVVEQGGVDEVLTSPSHPYTAALLGSIPPLGGVPPDQLETVPGMPPDPAAWPGGCRFQARCRHHVALGGPEECSSTWPGSADGVAVHAACHFPLDASPLEEVRR; encoded by the coding sequence ATGACCGACCAGCCGCTGCTCAGCGTCCGCGACCTCGCGGTCGAGTTCGGCCACGGCGCCGGCGTGTCCCGGCCGGTCGACGGCGTCGGCTTCGAGGTCGGCGCGCGCGAGATCGTCGGCATCGTGGGGGAGTCCGGCTGCGGCAAGAGCCTGACCCTGCTCGCGCTGCTCGGCCTGCTGCCGGCGGGCGGGCGGGTGGCGGGCGGCAGCATCACGTTCGGCGGGCGCGACCTGCTCGGCGCCGACCCGTCGGTCATCCGCTCGCTGCGCGGCCGGCAGGTGGCGCTGATCCCGTCCGACGCCGGAGCCGCGCTGAACCCCGTCGCCCGGATCGGGAGGCAGCTGCGGCTCAGCCTGCGCACCCACAGCCCGGAGCTGAACTCCCAGCAGCGCCGCGGCCGGGCTCTCGACGCGCTGCGCCGGGCGCGGCTGCCGCGGCCCGAACAGGCCCTCTCGGCGTATCCGCACGAGCTGAGCGGCGGCATGCAGCAGCGCTCGGCCATCGCGCTGGGGTTGCAGAACGAGCCGGTGCTGCTGCTGGCCGACGAGCCCACCACCGCCCTGGACGTCTCGATCCAGGCGGAGATCCTGCGGCTGCTGGTGCAGCTGCGCGACGAGCTGGGCACGGCCATCGTCTTCGTGACGCACGACATCAGCACGGTCCGCGAGATCTGCGACCGCGTCGTCGTGATGTACGCCGGCCAGGTCGTCGAGCAGGGCGGCGTCGACGAGGTGCTCACGTCCCCGAGCCATCCGTACACCGCCGCCCTGCTCGGCAGCATCCCGCCGCTGGGCGGGGTGCCGCCGGACCAGCTCGAGACGGTGCCCGGCATGCCGCCGGATCCCGCCGCGTGGCCCGGCGGCTGCCGGTTCCAGGCCCGCTGCCGCCATCACGTCGCGCTCGGCGGACCCGAGGAGTGCTCGTCGACGTGGCCCGGCAGCGCCGACGGCGTCGCCGTCCACGCCGCCTGTCACTTCCCTCTGGATGCCAGTCCGCTGGAGGAGGTGCGCCGATGA
- a CDS encoding NAD(P)-binding domain-containing protein, whose translation MRIAVVGIGLMGRPVAQRLVDAGHEVTVHSRRKESAEEVLAAGASWADSAAAAGDGADLAIAFLPDPDTVEAAVLGPSGLLAAAAPPAVVADMSTSPPELARRLAVAATDRGVEALDAPVSGGPMGAAAGTLTIMAGGSAEAFERARPAFEVLGTPVLIGGPGAGQSVKLVNQLLIGGIAGGIADAWALAGALGLDPEVVADVVGRGLGTGPLLDFMWPRLVRGDLAPGFKVDHMIKDLALAEAAGEEHGLDLAAGRSARERYRWLSDAGGGDLGTQALYRHAVRDRPDAPTAPVAEEDDRP comes from the coding sequence GTGAGGATCGCAGTCGTCGGGATCGGCCTGATGGGCCGGCCCGTGGCGCAGCGGCTGGTCGACGCGGGGCACGAGGTCACCGTGCACTCGCGGCGCAAGGAGAGCGCCGAGGAGGTGCTGGCGGCCGGAGCGTCGTGGGCGGACTCCGCCGCGGCGGCCGGCGACGGTGCCGACCTCGCCATCGCGTTCCTGCCCGACCCGGACACCGTCGAGGCGGCCGTGCTGGGCCCGTCGGGACTGCTCGCGGCGGCCGCGCCACCCGCCGTCGTCGCCGACATGTCCACCAGCCCGCCCGAGCTGGCCCGGCGCCTCGCTGTCGCGGCCACTGACCGGGGTGTCGAGGCGCTGGACGCACCGGTCTCCGGCGGCCCGATGGGCGCGGCGGCCGGCACGCTGACGATCATGGCCGGCGGGTCGGCCGAGGCGTTCGAGCGGGCCCGGCCGGCGTTCGAGGTGCTCGGGACGCCGGTGCTCATCGGCGGGCCCGGCGCCGGGCAGAGCGTCAAGCTGGTCAACCAGCTGCTCATCGGCGGCATCGCGGGCGGCATCGCCGACGCGTGGGCGCTCGCCGGCGCGCTGGGACTGGACCCCGAGGTCGTCGCCGACGTCGTCGGGCGCGGCCTGGGCACCGGCCCGCTGCTGGACTTCATGTGGCCGCGGCTGGTCCGGGGCGACCTCGCGCCCGGCTTCAAGGTCGACCACATGATCAAGGACCTCGCGCTGGCCGAGGCCGCGGGCGAGGAGCACGGGCTCGACCTCGCGGCGGGCCGGTCCGCCCGCGAGCGCTACCGCTGGCTGTCCGACGCCGGCGGCGGCGACCTGGGCACCCAGGCGCTGTACCGGCACGCCGTCCGCGACCGGCCGGACGCCCCCACCGCACCCGTCGCCGAGGAGGACGACCGACCATGA
- a CDS encoding isochorismatase family cysteine hydrolase, translating to MTLRLPGRYYRLYPTIDSPLGHAEDDLELGLDDTALLIVDVYGAGFDDDVPEGLDGIYEVDEATRDMVRNKIRPVKDAARAIGLPTVYLTNYLSPGIDEGNEWRNMSQRVCDVDVLTAWKPPTPILEHSKVIAPDDDDVLIRKQYYSGFHETELDSALRNRGVRNLVVVGFDSRVCLGTTVTDALYRNYRVVVLRDCVSTFEFPETREGGWANFMAIRHIECNVGYTSTAEDFRAACATVDVA from the coding sequence ATGACGCTGCGCCTGCCCGGCCGCTACTACCGGCTGTACCCGACCATCGACTCGCCGCTCGGTCACGCCGAGGACGACCTGGAGCTCGGGCTCGACGACACCGCGCTGCTCATCGTCGACGTCTACGGCGCCGGCTTCGACGACGACGTGCCCGAGGGCCTGGACGGCATCTACGAGGTCGACGAGGCGACCCGCGACATGGTCCGGAACAAGATCCGGCCGGTGAAGGATGCCGCCCGGGCGATCGGCCTGCCGACGGTGTACCTGACGAACTACCTGTCGCCCGGCATCGACGAGGGCAACGAGTGGCGCAACATGTCGCAGCGGGTCTGCGACGTCGACGTGCTGACCGCGTGGAAGCCGCCGACGCCGATCCTCGAGCACTCCAAGGTCATCGCCCCGGACGACGACGACGTCCTCATCCGCAAGCAGTACTACAGCGGCTTCCACGAGACCGAGCTGGACAGCGCGCTGCGCAACCGCGGCGTCCGCAACCTCGTCGTCGTCGGGTTCGACAGCCGGGTCTGCCTCGGCACCACCGTCACCGACGCGCTGTACCGCAACTACCGCGTCGTCGTGCTGCGCGACTGCGTGTCGACGTTCGAGTTCCCCGAGACCCGCGAGGGCGGCTGGGCGAACTTCATGGCGATCCGGCACATCGAGTGCAACGTCGGCTACACCTCGACGGCGGAGGACTTCCGGGCGGCCTGCGCCACCGTGGACGTCGCGTGA